The following proteins come from a genomic window of Streptomyces sp. GS7:
- a CDS encoding DUF3068 domain-containing protein produces the protein MRESGNPAAPAAAPRTASPLSLILLGAGVFLLVLAPLLVRYVTPRAARTPVDVDVTTVFTGTGSYFDTGSLTTRNGQRITITRHVLGDVAASGKSGRAVWDVSTTVDTPPTLALKDPRRAFQWTTGRWVTDRASNAPVHCCGEAPTRYDGDAYLKFPFDVQKKTYRWWDDTLGAAVPLRFAGTTRVQGYPGYRFTGTVPATRTGSRQVPGRLVGRPQQGQIQAEEWYANSSITLVADQRTGRIIDASISPHKTLRAPGSRHDAVTLLRGRDLEFTPATQRAQVGLAKADSGKLALVGRTLPAGAAAAGAVLALAGGLLVVRGRRPGGRI, from the coding sequence ATGCGTGAATCCGGCAACCCCGCGGCGCCCGCCGCCGCCCCCCGCACCGCCTCACCGCTGTCGCTGATCCTCCTGGGCGCCGGGGTGTTCCTGCTGGTCCTGGCCCCGCTGCTGGTCCGGTACGTCACGCCGCGGGCCGCTCGCACCCCGGTCGACGTCGATGTCACCACCGTCTTCACCGGCACCGGCAGCTACTTCGACACCGGCTCGCTGACCACCAGGAACGGGCAGCGGATCACCATCACCCGGCATGTGCTGGGCGATGTCGCGGCGAGCGGGAAGAGCGGGCGGGCGGTCTGGGACGTGTCCACGACGGTCGACACCCCGCCGACGCTGGCCCTGAAGGACCCGCGCCGGGCGTTCCAGTGGACCACCGGCCGCTGGGTCACCGACCGGGCCAGCAACGCCCCGGTGCACTGCTGCGGCGAGGCCCCCACCCGCTATGACGGCGACGCGTACCTCAAGTTCCCCTTCGACGTGCAGAAGAAGACCTACCGCTGGTGGGACGACACGCTCGGCGCCGCCGTCCCGCTCCGCTTCGCCGGCACGACACGGGTGCAGGGCTACCCCGGCTACCGCTTCACCGGAACCGTGCCGGCCACCCGGACCGGCAGCCGGCAGGTGCCCGGACGGCTGGTCGGACGACCGCAGCAAGGGCAGATCCAGGCCGAGGAGTGGTACGCCAACTCCTCGATCACCCTGGTCGCCGACCAGCGCACCGGCCGGATCATCGACGCGTCGATCTCCCCGCACAAGACGCTGCGGGCACCCGGCTCCCGGCACGACGCGGTCACCCTGCTGCGCGGCCGCGACCTGGAGTTCACCCCCGCCACGCAGCGCGCCCAGGTCGGGCTGGCGAAGGCGGACAGCGGCAAGCTGGCGCTGGTCGGCCGGACGCTGCCGGCGGGCGCCGCGGCCGCCGGCGCGGTGCTCGCGCTCGCCGGCGGACTGCTGGTCGTACGGGGCAGACGGCCGGGTGGCCGGATCTGA
- a CDS encoding GntR family transcriptional regulator, translating into MDQSAPPPYRRIVEEIRGRIDAGELAPGDRVPSTRRITREWGVAMATATKVLTTLRQEGVVRTVPGVGTVVAEPPRAARGDAPKERRARDTDGGLNRERVVRAGIKVADAEGLRALSMRRVAAEFGVSSMALYRHVANKDELVLLMADAAFADVRLPEPAPTGWRERMEAGARLQWALYQRHPWLAQYLSISRPQPMPRAMALIEWTMGRVEGVDPLTLIHMAVTLLNHVRATAAGFEDDLEAEQETGMDQGQWMAAMEPAFESILRSGAYPMYAGVDGAPRNAVTLDTIFEFGLARLLDGMGMLVERGT; encoded by the coding sequence GTGGACCAGTCCGCTCCGCCGCCCTACCGCCGGATCGTCGAGGAGATCCGGGGCCGCATCGACGCCGGTGAGCTGGCGCCGGGCGACCGGGTGCCGTCCACCCGGCGGATCACCCGGGAGTGGGGGGTGGCGATGGCGACCGCGACGAAGGTGCTGACCACCCTGCGGCAGGAGGGAGTTGTCCGGACCGTCCCCGGCGTGGGCACGGTGGTCGCCGAGCCGCCGCGGGCCGCGCGCGGTGACGCCCCGAAGGAGCGGCGGGCCCGGGACACGGACGGCGGGCTCAACCGTGAGCGGGTGGTGCGGGCCGGGATCAAGGTCGCCGACGCGGAGGGGCTGCGGGCGCTGTCGATGCGCCGGGTGGCGGCGGAGTTCGGGGTGTCCTCGATGGCGCTCTACCGGCATGTGGCCAACAAGGACGAGCTGGTGCTGCTGATGGCGGACGCCGCGTTCGCCGACGTACGGCTTCCGGAGCCCGCGCCGACGGGCTGGCGGGAGCGGATGGAGGCGGGCGCGCGCCTCCAGTGGGCGCTCTACCAGCGGCACCCGTGGCTGGCGCAGTACCTGTCGATCAGCCGGCCGCAGCCGATGCCGCGGGCGATGGCGCTGATCGAGTGGACCATGGGGCGGGTCGAGGGGGTGGACCCGCTGACGCTGATCCACATGGCCGTGACGCTGCTGAACCATGTGCGGGCCACCGCCGCCGGGTTCGAGGACGACCTGGAGGCGGAGCAGGAGACCGGGATGGACCAGGGCCAGTGGATGGCGGCGATGGAGCCGGCGTTCGAGAGCATCCTGCGGTCCGGCGCGTACCCCATGTACGCGGGGGTCGACGGGGCCCCGCGGAACGCGGTCACCCTGGACACCATCTTCGAGTTCGGGCTGGCGCGGCTGCTGGACGGGATGGGGATGCTGGTCGAGCGGGGCACGTAG
- a CDS encoding helix-turn-helix domain-containing protein gives MVTAVRSAWREVPPHQVRRFAAQAMEEVPALARDILREIRREYPQLPLIPDEFGEPRALVGIRQSLEHFVAHMTVGLDRPHVHPRVFQEFGRGEGMQGRSLDVLQAIYRLGVRLAWRRLAEIGQQVAIPAPAMYELAESGFEYLDGLVAESVRGYAEAAARQAGERLQLQRRLMEQLFAEAPPGAGRGRGYRRPAAAPRHGPPAPAAGAFPPAPASRPGAPPLAEYAARIAWPLPERVAVAVLLRPARDAVAPAVADGVLLDMECERPRMVVPEPDAPGRRELLARAAAGWSGAIGPAVPLPDAAKSLRWAASAVDLMERGLLPTGELLQCTEHTEALVLLPPEELIEDLTRRRLAPLERCGPTHGRRLAETLLAWLETRGGAPEVAARLGVHPQTVRYRLRQIRELWGGDVDDPDRRFELELVLRARRLRGELG, from the coding sequence GTGGTGACCGCCGTCCGCTCGGCGTGGCGGGAGGTGCCGCCCCATCAGGTACGGCGGTTCGCCGCCCAGGCGATGGAGGAGGTGCCCGCGCTCGCCCGGGACATCCTGCGGGAGATCCGCCGGGAGTACCCGCAACTCCCGCTGATCCCCGACGAGTTCGGGGAGCCGCGGGCGCTGGTGGGGATCCGGCAGTCGCTGGAGCACTTCGTGGCCCATATGACCGTCGGCCTGGACCGCCCGCACGTCCATCCGCGGGTCTTCCAGGAGTTCGGGCGCGGCGAGGGCATGCAGGGCCGCAGCCTGGACGTCCTCCAGGCGATCTACCGGCTCGGCGTCCGGCTCGCCTGGCGGCGGCTCGCCGAGATCGGCCAGCAGGTCGCCATCCCGGCCCCCGCGATGTACGAGCTGGCCGAGTCCGGTTTCGAGTACCTCGACGGCCTGGTCGCCGAATCCGTCCGCGGCTACGCGGAGGCCGCCGCCCGCCAGGCGGGGGAGCGGCTCCAGCTGCAACGCCGCCTGATGGAGCAGCTGTTCGCCGAAGCGCCCCCGGGAGCCGGCCGCGGCCGCGGGTACCGGCGGCCCGCCGCCGCCCCCCGGCACGGCCCGCCGGCCCCGGCCGCCGGTGCCTTCCCCCCGGCCCCGGCTTCCCGCCCGGGTGCTCCGCCGCTTGCCGAATACGCCGCCCGGATCGCATGGCCGCTGCCCGAACGGGTCGCGGTGGCGGTGCTGTTGCGCCCCGCCCGGGACGCGGTGGCGCCCGCCGTGGCCGACGGCGTGCTGCTCGACATGGAGTGCGAACGGCCCCGGATGGTGGTGCCGGAACCGGACGCGCCCGGCCGGCGGGAACTCCTCGCCCGGGCTGCGGCCGGCTGGTCGGGCGCCATCGGCCCCGCCGTACCGCTGCCCGACGCCGCCAAGTCGCTGCGCTGGGCCGCCTCCGCGGTCGACCTGATGGAGCGCGGACTGCTGCCCACGGGTGAACTGCTGCAGTGCACCGAGCACACCGAGGCGCTGGTCCTGCTGCCGCCCGAGGAGCTGATCGAGGACCTCACCCGCCGCCGGCTCGCCCCCCTGGAGCGGTGCGGCCCCACCCACGGCCGGCGCCTCGCGGAGACCCTGCTGGCCTGGCTGGAGACCCGTGGCGGCGCCCCCGAGGTCGCCGCCCGGCTCGGCGTCCACCCGCAGACCGTGCGCTACCGGCTGCGCCAGATAAGGGAGTTGTGGGGCGGGGACGTCGACGACCCGGACCGCCGCTTCGAACTGGAGCTGGTGCTACGGGCCCGGCGCCTCCGCGGCGAACTCGGCTGA